DNA sequence from the Pseudomonas tritici genome:
ATGGCCCGCAGGAAGGTAGCGGTGTGGAAAGTGCCGGCGCCTACTTCCATATCGTAGGGCTGAAGTACCACACAACCTTGCTCGGCCCAGTATTGCTGGAGGGCGAGGATCAAGTCTTGGAAGGTACGCACGGCTGGCGTAGGCTGGCTCACGAAATTCACCTGTTACTTGGGCTGCGATTTAAAGAGCGGGAGTATACCCGATTCGGCCGCGCCACCATCCCCTGGAGCCTTATGCCACGCTGCTTTTGGTGTTCTGAAGATCCGCTGTACATGGCTTATCACGATCAGGAGTGGGGAACGCCGCTGCGCGATGCGCAGGGTTTGTTCGAGTTGCTTTTGCTCGAAGGGTTCCAGGCGGGCCTGTCCTGGATCACCGTTTTACGCAAACGCGAGCATTATCGAAAGGTCTTGTTCGGGTTTGATGCGCAACGGTTGGCGCAGTTGAGCGATGGCGAGATCGAAGCCCTGATGCAGGATCCTGGCATCGTGCGCAATCGACTCAAGCTCAACGCCACTCGACGCAACGCTGCGGCCTGGCTGGAATTGGACGACCCAGCGGGGTTGCTCTGGTCGTTTGTCGGCGGCAAACCCAAGGTCAATCATTTCAAGGACCGCAGTGAAGTCCCGGCGATCACGCCCGAGGCCGAAGCCATGAGCAAAGCCCTGAAAAAAGCCGGCTTCACCTTTGTCGGGCCAACCATTTGCTACGCGTTCATGCAGGCTTCGGGGATGGTCATGGACCACACTCAGGACTGCGACCGCTACGCGGACTTGGCCAACGCCGGTTAGAATGCCCGCTTTGCGCACCACACACGAACAGGAGTGACCTGTGGAAAAGTTTAAAGGCGCCTTGCTGGTAGGCGCTCTCCGGTTGTTT
Encoded proteins:
- a CDS encoding DNA-3-methyladenine glycosylase I, which translates into the protein MPRCFWCSEDPLYMAYHDQEWGTPLRDAQGLFELLLLEGFQAGLSWITVLRKREHYRKVLFGFDAQRLAQLSDGEIEALMQDPGIVRNRLKLNATRRNAAAWLELDDPAGLLWSFVGGKPKVNHFKDRSEVPAITPEAEAMSKALKKAGFTFVGPTICYAFMQASGMVMDHTQDCDRYADLANAG